The proteins below are encoded in one region of Drosophila santomea strain STO CAGO 1482 chromosome 3R, Prin_Dsan_1.1, whole genome shotgun sequence:
- the LOC120452373 gene encoding inactive non-canonical poly(A) RNA polymerase protein Trf4-2, with protein MCDASNPAKPWQLSGLMYGNGIPALCLLHQEIEHFYSYIQSTPTEFCLRAEAVRRIEDVVLTIWPGACVDVFGSFRTGLNLPCSDIDLVVYNGYYWNPRLLHELQNELVSQGVTDPDSVIVLDKASVPVVKFTERISRIRFDVTFNAAASGVQAAELIKDFIRQFPELPKLVMVLKQFLSLQGFNEVYSSGGISSYALTLMVISFLQQQARTNKRYSPHNKLALLLIQFLDYYGRKFDFFKYGISVLGEGGCVEKERLRSTLGENNWQSVLSIEDPVTPTNDIGRSSYGALHVMQGFEAAFVKLSKLVDSDSSKIVAPILANIVEVPQSIVNYRAWVHYNFQHLSAPGLSRPDSLGQPSLTGSASTSASEDERSGGQVTVGFRRCGDGPPQNMDLDASLANLKLN; from the coding sequence ATGTGTGACGCATCAAATCCAGCGAAGCCGTGGCAGCTTTCCGGTCTGATGTACGGCAATGGGATCCCGGCGCTGTGTCTGCTGCACCAGGAGATCGAGCACTTCTACAGCTACATACAGTCCACGCCGACAGAGTTCTGTCTGCGGGCGGAAGCAGTGCGTCGCATCGAGGACGTGGTGCTTACCATTTGGCCAGGCGCATGCGTGGATGTCTTTGGCTCTTTTCGGACGGGACTGAACCTGCCGTGCTCGGACATCGACCTGGTGGTATACAATGGTTACTACTGGAACCCCAGGCTGCTGCATGAGCTTCAAAACGAACTTGTCAGCCAGGGCGTAACCGATCCGGACAGCGTTATCGTTCTCGACAAGGCTTCCGTGCCCGTGGTCAAGTTCACGGAGCGCATATCCCGCATCAGGTTCGATGTGACCTTCAACGCCGCAGCATCGGGTGTACAGGCCGCCGAGCTGATCAAGGACTTTATCCGTCAGTTTCCCGAGCTGCCCAAGCTGGTCATGGTGCTGAAACAATTCCTCAGCCTTCAGGGATTCAACGAGGTGTACAGCTCCGGCGGAATCTCGTCCTACGCACTTACACTAATGGTTATCAGCTttctgcagcagcaggcgcgCACCAACAAGCGATACAGTCCACACAATAAGCTGGCCCTGCTGCTCATCCAGTTTCTAGATTACTACGGCCGCAAGTTTGACTTCTTCAAGTACGGAATATCGGTTCTTGGCGAAGGTGGTTGCGTGGAGAAGGAGCGACTTCGCTCCACGCTGGGCGAGAACAACTGGCAGTCGGTGCTCAGCATAGAGGATCCAGTGACCCCAACCAACGACATAGGTAGGAGCTCGTATGGGGCGCTCCACGTCATGCAGGGTTTCGAGGCAGCATTCGTAAAGCTCTCGAAGCTGGTGGACTCTGACTCATCCAAGATCGTCGCCCCCATACTGGCCAACATTGTGGAGGTGCCGCAGTCCATAGTCAACTATCGGGCTTGGGTGCACTACAACTTCCAGCACCTTTCGGCGCCGGGATTGTCTCGACCCGATTCACTTGGACAACCATCGCTCACGGGCTCCGCTTCCACTTCCGCCTCCGAGGATGAGCGCTCTGGCGGACAGGTGACTGTTGGATTCCGCCGGTGTGGGGATGGTCCTCCCCAGAACATGGACTTAGATGCCTCCTTGGCCAACCTTAAGTTGAATTAA
- the LOC120452642 gene encoding oligopeptidase A yields the protein MLNLLRRRPAPVPLIRAAFSAPLHTTENRPGYIVLVPEIGEEGPLGEGVLKPDGLPAFSDITIEMCLGAIGQQASAVENSVKALESDLHSGKQLNAASIFQELDTVTGPLETTWGVAKALYLGNSTLIPTKSYMNIHERARNARAAKFCNQTVYKALKDASSESGPDEQRMRQKFLLEGKLNGLTLDKDKQDGLKELLTHLGRERASFKNKVNMAVHSFGQVITDFNLVRDFPPSLLEATARDPGQPLMGPWKITLQPQVVDGFLKHCPERLQRWNVWRASVLKASSQQEKSLENSTHLEKIRGLRKRQANLLGYESFADMSMQTKMVGSVDNLKQIFAKLLKFAGPAQSVELDQLQSFAQDSGCEYKLEAYDVAYWRRKQLVAEHGLQEQKLREYFPLPRVLSGMFALSEKLFGIQIVEQPNAEVWHPAVKFYDVFDADSVNSSTPVGGFYVDCYSKEHKFGRNNGWMVGIRNSNQSAGLTPLCALIFNFSEPQSPDAKPPLLGYDDLQMLFKTFGSGLQHLLTQAGYSDLAGLSNIEWDASQVSGHVMSNFLDDPTVIRSLSGHFSSGEPLEAELSQKMRLLKTKLAGYNLCQDLYLADLDVELHRSNAFWLEVVRKLWPVYQCMPLDKKDAHPCSLTDIFAGDWAAAQFSHLYSRLIAADISSSFAEQRSGENYAVVGRRYKQTFLSSGGSVPTAEVFRRFQGRDPSGEALLKSLDIFAPSQTTDNN from the exons ATGCTGAACCTCCTGCGACGACGCCCGGCGCCAGTGCCCCTCATCCGGGCCGCGTTTAGCGCCCCGCTGCACACAACGGAAAACCGGCCGGGTTACATAGTGCT GGTGCCAGAGATCGGCGAGGAGGGGCCGCTGGGCGAGGGCGTGCTCAAGCCGGACGGATTGCCCGCCTTCAGTGACATCACCATCGAGATGTGTCTCGGAGCCATTGGCCAGCAGGCGTCGGCGGTGGAGAACTCGGTGAAGGCGCTGGAGAGCGATCTGCATAGTGGCAAGCAGCTAAATGCCGCCAGCATATTTCAGGAGCTGGACACCGTGACGGGTCCACTGGAGACGACGTGGGGAGTGGCCAAGGCTCTGTACCTGGGCAACTCCACTTTGATTCCCACCAAATCCTACATGAACATCCATGAACGGGCGCGAAATGCACGGGCCGCGAAGTTCTGCAACCAGACGGTGTATAAGGCACTCAAGGATGCGTCATCCGAATCCGGTCCGGATGAGCAGAGGATGCGACAGAAGTTCCTGCTCGAGGGCAAGCTGAACGGGCTAACGCTAGACAAAGATAAGCAGGATGGACTGAAGGAACTGCTTACCCATTTGGGTCGAGAGAGGGCCAGCTTCAAGAACAAGGTCAACATGGCAGTGCACTCGTTTGGACAGGTTATTACGGACTTCAATCTTGTAAGGGATTTTCCGCCTTCCCTTCTTGAGGCAACAGCCCGCGATCCTGGACAGCCGCTGATGGGTCCCTGGAAGATAACCCTTCAGCCTCAAGTGGTCGATGGTTTTCTAAAACACTGTCCAGAGCGACTGCAGCGTTGGAACGTCTGGAGGGCCAGTGTGCTGAAGGCATCCTCGCAGCAGGAAAAATCCCTGGAGAACAGCACACACCTCGAAAAAATCCGCGGATTGCGCAAGCGACAGGCGAATCTGTTGGGCTACGAAAGCTTTGCAGACATGTCCATGCAGACCAAGATGGTGGGCAGTGTGGATAACCTCAAGCAGATCTTTGCCAAGCTACTAAAGTTCGCCGGCCCTGCTCAAAGTGTGGAGCTGGACCAACTGCAGAGCTTCGCTCAGGACAGCGGCTGTGAGTACAAGCTGGAAGCCTACGACGTTGCTTACTGGCGCCGCAAGCAACTGGTGGCGGAGCACGGTCTCCAAGAGCAGAAGCTCCGCGAGTATTTCCCTCTGCCCCGCGTTCTGTCCGGAATGTTTGCGCTGAGCGAAAAGCTCTTCGGCATCCAAATAGTTGAGCAGCCCAATGCGGAGGTATGGCATCCGGCAGTCAAGTTCTACGATGTGTTCGATGCTGATTCCGTAAATAGCTCCACCCCGGTGGGTGGTTTCTATGTGGACTGCTACTCCAAGGAGCACAAGTTCGGCAGGAACAACGGTTGGATGGTGGGCATAAGGAACAGCAACCAATCTGCCGGTCTTACGCCTCTCTGCGCACTGATCTTCAACTTTTCGGAGCCACAAAGTCCGGATGCCAAGCCGCCGCTCCTTGGATACGATGATCTGCAGATGCTGTTCAAGACTTTCGGAAGCGGACTCCAGCATCTGCTCACCCAAGCGGGGTACAGCGATTTGGCGGGACTGTCCAACATTGAGTGGGATGCCTCGCAGGTGTCCGGTCATGTGATGAGCAACTTCCTAGACGATCCCACAGTGATTCGTAGCCTTTCCGGGCATTTCAGCAGCGGTGAGCCATTGGAGGCAGAGCTCTCACAGAAAATGCGACTGCTGAAGACCAAGTTGGCTGGCTATAATCTGTGCCAGGACCTCTACCTGGCGGATCTCGATGTGGAGCTGCACCGCTCAAATGCCTTTTGGCTGGAGGTGGTTCGCAAGTTGTGGCCGGTTTACCAATGCATGCCGCTGGACAAGAAGGACGCTCACCCGTGCTCCCTGACCGACATATTTGCCGGAGACTGGGCGGCCGCCCAGTTCAGTCACTTGTATTCCCGCCTAATAGCCGCCGACATTTCGAGCAGCTTTGCAGAGCAGCGGAGCGGGGAGAACTACGCGGTCGTTGGCCGGCGCTACAAGCAGACCTTCCTCAGCTCCGGCGGATCTGTGCCCACTGCGGAAGTGTTCCGTCGCTTCCAGGGTCGCGACCCGTCGGGCGAGGCACTCCTGAAGTCCCTGGACATATTCGCACCCTCCCAGACCACAGATAACAACTGA